In Cydia pomonella isolate Wapato2018A chromosome 1, ilCydPomo1, whole genome shotgun sequence, one genomic interval encodes:
- the LOC133534712 gene encoding uncharacterized protein LOC133534712: MALVVYFLMLQAVTTTARNCGKAKAPFELGEWNGHLQHLDAATIENNPVSVAEGQFYVYENTFPRHTIKYIHVDNVAQKTCGASASLKRGGIDASAVLLILHAESNQEIRSVIDVWGVPKLVPRKREMKPLEREGDLKNMQSKYLFMKARALNHNTWSDSPSDSE, translated from the coding sequence ATGGCGTTAGTCGTGTATTTTCTTATGCTACAAGCTGTTACTACCACGGCTAGGAACTGTGGAAAAGCGAAGGCGCCTTTCGAGCTCGGAGAATGGAACGGACACCTGCAACATCTCGACGCGGCGACCATAGAAAACAACCCAGTCTCAGTCGCAGAGGGACAATTCTACGTGTACGAAAACACGTTCCCGAGAcacacaataaaatatattcacgTCGATAATGTGGCTCAGAAAACGTGCGGAGCCTCGGCCAGTTTGAAACGGGGTGGCATTGACGCGTCAGCAGTACTGCTCATTCTACATGCGGAGTCTAACCAGGAAATACGTTCTGTTATAGACGTATGGGGCGTGCCAAAGTTGGTCCCGCGTAAGAGAGAGATGAAGCCACTGGAAAGAGAGGGAGACTTGAAGAATATGCAGTCTAAATATCTGTTCATGAAGGCGCGAGCGCTCAACCATAATACTTGGAGTGATTCGCCTTCAGACTCTGAGTAA